The nucleotide window TTTAGACGTTACACCTCTAAAAAAGGCCATTTTAACTACTCTTCCCTAAATGGCCTTTTTTTTATTGTATTTTTTTATTACAGTACTTACCATAATTTAATTTATAGACCTATCTAAAAAAAGGATTTTACTTAATAAATAATAAATATATATTAAGGATGTGATTTTATGAATAAAAAAAATGGGTTTACTATAATTGAATTATTAATAATTATTGCGATTATAGGTATTTTAGCTGTGACAGCTATCCCAAAGCTTCGAAAAGAATTAAATAAAGGGAAGGTGGCAAAGATTCAGCATAAATTAGGATTGATCAGGTCCAAACTTTCCATTGAAAGTAATATTTCTTTTGAATTCCCTGATTTAGTTTCCAACGATATAAATTTATTGAATAAATTTGATATCCATCCTACAGAACCTTTTTCATCTGATAGTAATTCATATGGAGAAACAGATAAAGTAGTTTCTGCTAGAGATAATAGTGGTGGATGGTACTATATTAAGGAGGAAGGAGAAATCTATGCCAACCTGCCTAATGGTGCCTATACTGGGGATCCTAAATATGAAATTTGGAATGATAAATTAATAAAATTATCAGACCTTCAAAATTTAGAAGATGTTGGCGATGTGAAAGCTATGGAAGTAAATGATAGAGGAGAGTATATAAATAACCCTAGTTTTGAAAATCTAAATACTGGAGTGTATGCTCAAGTAGATGCCAGTAGTATTGAACATTGGAATACTACAGCTTCAGATAATAAAATAGAAGTATGGAGTGACGGCTTTCTAGGCGTTCCAGCAGCAGATGGGAATCATTTTTTAGAATTAAATGCAAATGAAGTAGCTTCATTATATCAGGAAGTTGTTACAATACCGGGAACAGTTCTAAAATGGTCTATAAATCACAGAGGAAGGCTAGGAGAAGATACGGCTACCATTAGTGTCGGTAATGGAGAAGACGCCGTTATTTTAGAAACTATGAAAGATAGTAATGATCAGTGGGGTACTTATACTGGTACATATATAGTTCCAGAAGGACAGACGGTTACTACATTTTATTTAAACTCTGTTGATTCGACAGGAGGCAATAAAACTGTAGGAAACTTAATAGATAATTTTTCAGTAAAAGCAGATTTAAATGAAGATTAATAAAAAAATAAAGGAAATTACTTATTAGAGAGTATAAATGATTAGCCTTTTAATATTATATTGGTTATAAAAAGAGCCATTTCAACTACTCTTACCCTAAATGGCTCTTTTTTAATGGAAAAAACACCCTCAAATTTTTAAGGTGTTTTTTTCATTATTTTACCATAGATATTCCAAATTAAATCCTACACCTGTTTCCTCTCCATTACTGTCATCGCTATAACTTACTCCTCCACCTACAAGAAAGACTGGAGTTACTTCTACTTCCACACCTATTCCTACTAAAACCATATTTTCACCTCTATTCTGCCCAGAAAAAGTAGTCATTGAATATGGTGTGTGTCCTGTCTACTCTTAGATCAGCCATATCAAAGCCGCTTTCAACAACCAATACAAAAACTATCGTGGATTTAGAATTCTTACTTAAAACATGGTTTTAAAATTTATATACGTTGAGTTAATATTCTTATCTTGAAAATTGTTAAAAACTAATAAAATGTGATATATTCTAAATAAGAAAATAAATAGTTTTGAAAAAAGGCAAAGCAAAGGAAACTTTGTGACGCAAAGCTATAGGGTCTGAGTCCTGTAATGGATATGATAGCCAGTTGTCAAAATTTCTTTAGGGGGACAACATGCTTAAAATTCTGCTCAACAAACTTATTAAAAATAATTTTTTAGGTGAAGAAATAAAATCAAAAGAAGAAAGAGAATTGTTAAAAAGCTGTAACCAAGCTATTAAACTCAACCCAGATAATCCAGATGGTTACTTCAATAGAGGAAATTTAAAGTTTAAATCAGGGGACTACCAAGGTGCAATGAAAGATTATAATAAAGCCATAAGATTAAACCCCGAATATTTACAGGCATATCATAGTAGGGCAATAACAAAAGAGAGATTAGATTATTACAATGGAGCTATCGCTGATTATAACTTTATTTTAAAAATAAATTCCTCAGATATATTAGCATATAAGAATAAAAATATTATTCAACAAAGATTTTAGCATAATGTAATAAGATATAGAAAGAGAAATTATCTATATCAATGCCCTACTTGAAAACACTAAAACATAATGATAAATATGTTAAAATGTAGCGTTTTGTTAATATAACTATAATTGTGACAAAAAGACACTAAATTTAGTGTCTTTTTGTTGGTACCTTCTAACCAGTTGCTTGCGATTCTTGTTTGAATTTTTTTTCAAGATTAGTCAAGTTTTCTAAATCTTTTTCTAATTTGTCTATTTTTATTTTAATATTTTCTATTCGTTGAGCTACTTTTTCACTTCTATTTTCAACTTCATAATCTTTTTCTAATCTCTTTAATTCTTCTTCCGCAACTAATTTCCTTGTTTTTCTTAATTCTTTGATTTGTTTCAGTTTATTAATCATAAAAATAACCTCCAAATATACCATTTCTTGAGTTATACGGTAAAGAAACTATTTTTCCTTTAATCTTATCTTCAATTATAACAGTGAATATAACATAGGTTAGGTATTAATAATAATTATTGGGAATAACAAAACTAAATATAATAAACATTAAATTACACAGCACTTACTGGGGTTATTGGTGTTGGACAGATTTGAAATATTTTAACTACCTCGGACAGTCTCAAACCCAATAAAAATAACAGTACTACAAACAAAAAATGAAATAGCACCAAATAAATGAACAAAAAATTATTTGTTGATTTACTGACTTTTCATATTATATTTAAAAAATTGACTTTTTAAAATTTTTGAGTGAGACTTAAAAAAGGAGGACGATAATGAGTAGATTAGAGAGATATAATTTTATAGCAAACTTGAGTATAGGAGTAGCAATTTTTTATACTCTATCTTACTTTTTTTTATATGGAGTAGATGGGTTAATTTATTATGATACATTTAAAAGAGCGTTTTTTCTATTAATTTTTGGAGGAAAATCTTTAGCTGAATATCATATTTTTAATGAGTTAGAGGAACATTTAAGTTTAAAGTATGGATATAAAGGTTTTGGAAAAAATATCTACTATTTTGTAATATTCAACTTTTTAGCAAGTAGTATTATATTTTTGTGGGCAACAGATTTCGGATCTCTCTTACATTTTTTATTTTTACTAATTAGTGAAATTTTTAAAATTATAATAGGAATAAAAATAATGAAAAATGTTAAAGAAAATAATATGTTTTTAGCAGGTCTTGCTCTACTTATTAGTAGTGTTTTTTACATAGGAACCCTTTTTAGTATTGCTTTTTATGTTTTACTTACCATAATATTTAAAAAAGCTTCAAAGCAAACTTGTTAAAAATTTTGATTAAAACTTAAAAAAAGGGGAGAAAAATGAAAAAAATATTAATTAGTTTATTTTTAATGGTTTCAACAATTAG belongs to Fusobacteria bacterium ZRK30 and includes:
- a CDS encoding tetratricopeptide repeat protein; the protein is MLKILLNKLIKNNFLGEEIKSKEERELLKSCNQAIKLNPDNPDGYFNRGNLKFKSGDYQGAMKDYNKAIRLNPEYLQAYHSRAITKERLDYYNGAIADYNFILKINSSDILAYKNKNIIQQRF
- a CDS encoding prepilin-type N-terminal cleavage/methylation domain-containing protein, producing the protein MNKKNGFTIIELLIIIAIIGILAVTAIPKLRKELNKGKVAKIQHKLGLIRSKLSIESNISFEFPDLVSNDINLLNKFDIHPTEPFSSDSNSYGETDKVVSARDNSGGWYYIKEEGEIYANLPNGAYTGDPKYEIWNDKLIKLSDLQNLEDVGDVKAMEVNDRGEYINNPSFENLNTGVYAQVDASSIEHWNTTASDNKIEVWSDGFLGVPAADGNHFLELNANEVASLYQEVVTIPGTVLKWSINHRGRLGEDTATISVGNGEDAVILETMKDSNDQWGTYTGTYIVPEGQTVTTFYLNSVDSTGGNKTVGNLIDNFSVKADLNED